The following are encoded in a window of Methanocella sp. genomic DNA:
- a CDS encoding formaldehyde-activating enzyme: MYLVGEALIGEGNEVAHIDLLVGDKAGPVGMAFANGMTNMSAGHTPLLA, encoded by the coding sequence GTGTATCTAGTCGGAGAAGCATTGATCGGCGAGGGCAACGAGGTCGCCCACATCGATCTGTTAGTCGGAGACAAGGCCGGCCCGGTCGGCATGGCTTTCGCCAACGGCATGACGAACATGTCCGCGGGGCACACCCCGCTGCTGGCGG